The following proteins are co-located in the Microcystis wesenbergii NRERC-220 genome:
- a CDS encoding GUN4 domain-containing protein yields the protein MRINFSLCQITLAIALFLNPLPAIVAQTATSGEMVSPTTGINYTRLQNFLAQQNWRQANDETRNLMLKATGRELQGWFTMEDLQKLACWDLQKMDQLWKEASGGRFSFSTQFRIFIETGNRPGRLVAIENFQTFGDRIGWRKDGDWIIFKENLNYTLNAPVGHLPAPRDEYQIAGGRLEYTTLAQRLVTCNIVSLGQSKQ from the coding sequence TTCCTTGTGTCAGATCACTCTTGCGATCGCTTTATTTCTCAATCCCTTGCCGGCGATCGTTGCCCAGACTGCCACCTCTGGGGAAATGGTATCACCGACCACGGGCATTAATTACACTCGCCTGCAAAATTTCCTCGCTCAACAAAATTGGCGGCAAGCTAACGATGAAACCCGTAATTTAATGCTGAAAGCAACCGGACGGGAATTACAGGGCTGGTTTACCATGGAAGACCTGCAAAAATTGGCCTGTTGGGATCTGCAAAAGATGGATCAACTCTGGAAAGAAGCTTCCGGGGGTCGTTTTAGTTTCAGTACCCAATTTCGCATTTTTATCGAGACGGGTAATCGACCGGGGCGCTTAGTGGCGATCGAAAATTTTCAAACTTTTGGCGATCGCATCGGTTGGCGTAAAGATGGTGATTGGATTATTTTTAAAGAAAATCTTAACTATACCCTCAATGCTCCCGTCGGTCATCTGCCGGCGCCCCGGGACGAATATCAGATCGCCGGTGGTCGCCTAGAATACACCACCCTCGCCCAAAGATTAGTCACCTGTAATATTGTTAGCTTAGGGCAAAGCAAACAATAG